From the genome of Xiphophorus couchianus chromosome 15, X_couchianus-1.0, whole genome shotgun sequence:
GTTCCAACGTTAATGAGCTTTCACTTATTATCTGGTTATGACTCTTCACTGCTATGTCTATGAGAGAGTTACAGGACTAAGATTAGCCTAATGTGATTTATGATGACTAACTGAGCTGGTATAAAGATGTTATATGTTGAGAAGGATCAGCAGGCTCAGGTGACAGCACAGCCCGTAACGCCATAAAGTTAAAAGTGTTTAGctattttccattaaataattCCACAGAAGGTTTATCTCAAAATGTGCATCCAAgcacaaataaagaaatcagaGATGTTATGCTTTCAAGCATGAACAGTCTCATTCATTTCACTATTCATTTGGAACAGACATTGTTCCACAGTGCAAGTTttagttcaaataaaaacaggatttcacAGTGAGATAAAGATGTCAATGTTTTCAAAAGCCTACAAAAAGCACATCTATTCAGTCTGATTTTTTGTTAGCTATTTATCATTAATTTGGTCATTAATAcattcgtttatttatttattattctcgCCATCCATTATTTGAgatttcaaatttcaaatattttgatattttacagtatttttttatgcCATGTTTCAGAACTTAAAGTccataaatgtttcagaatatTTCCTGTGTTGCTTCACATCTTTTTCTCCTCGGTTCCTCATCCTCATCCGATTTTTTAGGGAAAcgtttcttccttttttgaCAATGTCCAGTGATCATTTTATACCTACGTGTCTGTTTTCAGCCTGAGCAGAGCACTTTGTGTATTAAAGTTTGTATTAACctgtttgtattaaaagtgcTGTACAGATTAAACTTTGTTGGTTGATAGACTCGCTAAGTGAACCTATTATTTCAATTGCtgattatcaaaataaattcttaaacaaaattgcattatttttttgcttttagtttaaCATAACTTAATATGCAATATACATTAATGTATAATACAGTGAATCAATGCAAAGTGATTAAGACTAAGTTGCACTGAATATACATTTCTGAGTGAGTGGGAACTCAGCTTGTGAAAGCTATAATTTCTGAGATCATTAGTGCCCCCTTCTGGTAAGGTTTGTAGGGAAATACAATCGCATCATCTTCAGCAACAATTGACACATTATGGTGCATTATATTTCTTTACCACAACCAGACTTTGCCAGGTTTCATTTAGCAGCATTTAAACTAAACTATGTCAAAGACACACTGTACAGAAACTAGTGGGTAATGAATTCAGTCAACAATGTAGCCTCCACCCAGTTACAGATTTTACATATAATCCAACAAACGCAATCTTCAAAGTACATTTTTACTAAGTAAAAGttgttccagattttttttacatattttttcttaagtAAGAAGAGTATTTGTCTTTCAAAGGTGGTTAAATCCTAACAACTTGGAACCTGGAAATAAAACGTAACCCATATGCAACTGTGTGGCCAGATGGTCTCAGATATTTTtcctacttcctgtttcagctTTTCAACCATTTTAGATTGCTTTATTCTGCTAtgctttattactttattcaaaTATGCTTACTTATTAATTGTTGCTACATTTCATCAGCTTCAGTGTAACAGAGACTTTAAAAGTCAAATCAGTGTTCTGTGTTTATAATTCTAAAAGGTTTTGGAATGGTTACcagtttaatgtattttctataTATTCTAGGACAGTGGCTTTGTCCCTGTGCCAGATATGATTTCAGCCTTTACTTACCTTCCCACAGCAGCAGACTCTGTGGAGCCACGGAGGGCCAGATCACAAGACTGTTGGCCTCGTAAAGTGGGTTGGTCAGATTCTCCAGCTCCTGAGGTCGATTTACCCATGACCACAGCGACACAGTCTTCTCAGAAAGAGACAGCCTGACTCTGTGACAGGggaacaaaaatatgaaaaataaagcttGACATTCATCCTCTGCCAAAAAGAGAAATGAGGCAAAAAGAATCAAACAGGTGGTTTTTATAATCTGGTACATCTGCACATGGTAACTTGACCTGACCTGTCCGCTGCACAGCTGCCCAAGAAGGTACCAAACTGGGAGGCATAGGCATGTTCAAAGAGCAGCACCAAGAAGCTCTCATTGAACTCAAAAGAACAGGGAAACTGCCGAAGGATCTGCCACACGCAGTCCAAGAAGAGCAGAAAGACGGGAGCCTCTTGCCGCGGCTTGCTGTTGGAGTAGGCGGACTGGGCGCAGCGATGCTGGAATGGGTGACCTGCCTGAATAGGTGGTTTAAAAAGGAAGATATTGCCATGACTAAAACTCCATCCCAAGTCATAAAAGACCATGAGAGACAATGAATCAACGCTCCTGAAGGCTAACCTGGAGCCACTCTCGCTCCACCAGACTCTGGAAACCTTTAATGGTCCTGCAGGCCGGATCCAAGATGATCTGAGCCAAGGACGTCACCTGCAGGGTGGAGTCTGTCCCCTCTGTTCCGTGAACAAGCACTGACGCTCCCTCCCTGAAGCACACACGTGatcatgcttttttttcccagaatgtCTCCGTGTAACAATTAGAGCTTTCAAACGTAAGATAGATCCCGACCTGTCAATGCACTGGGCAGCCAAGCAAGCAGTGGTGAGGATCTCCTTGATATGAGTCTGCCAGTTGGAGGCTTCCAGCTTGCTTAACCAGCGGTCCATGCTGTGGGACTGATCACTGCAGGCCTCCACCAGCTTAATCAGGCTTTCCTGGAGGACGGTGTACCTGAAAATGAACAGATATTTTACCTCATAAACTTATATATTTTGACATGTAACATATGTCATAAAACaacttatttaaagaaaaaacctaCATTGCTTAATAACAGTAACATATTGCTATAATGTGTAGTGGCTTGCAAAATGTTCCTTAAAATTGAGAGGAAGCGGAAAGACTTAAACACTAATGTTGCCAGATGttttccatccaatctgactgagcttgaaccATTTTGCACagaagaatggaaaaaaaaatcttacatgcAAAGTCAGTAGAAACATACCTTAAAAGTCTTAATTGCATCAAACTGTATTAACTCAAGAGAGGTGGATGTAAATGATTGTGCACTAATTGTGGGGATGAAAAACCATTCCCACAATTACTTTATGTATGTCTACAACTTAATATTCCAATAAAACACCTTGAAGTTTATGTTTGCAACGTGATAATATATTAtgcttttacaaggcactgcaTCCTTTCGTAACCGCTCACCTTTCAATGGCTTTGTGGATCCTCCTCCACTGTGGGTAGTTACCCTCAGACTCGAACCCGCCGCCTCGAGCTTTGGCCTGCTGGGCGACGTTGATGGTCCGTGTATCGATTACGTATCCCCGTTTTCCTGGCCTCAGGGTGGCGTTGATGAGCTTCTCATCTTCTTTGCAGCGCCGCCCGTTGGTGCCAGTGAGGGGCTGCCCCGCTCGCATCATGACCATGCCGTTCTTCTTGTGGTAGTAGCTTAGCAATGGGAAACGCCCGCCATGGCGGAATGAAGCTACTTTCCTGAGCGTGTCATCGTCAATGCTTTTAGGAACTGCCACTAGAGGGGGATAGGACGAACATACGGTGAAGTCTTTGTTAACTTCACTCAGTCGCCACTCATCTGTCTGAGAGAAGGAATAGTGTTGTGTTATATGGAGATATAAATAAGTGCTACAGGCCTAAAATCCAAGTATGGTGAATATTCTTCTGACTAATCATCATTATACCATCGATTCTAAATCCTTAAAAGCATCCTGAGGACGAAATGAATTCCACCCGTCTTCAATAACTTCAAACATGGGCCGGTAGAAGAAAGGATACATCAGAGAGACAGAGTCAAGTGTGGACAGAGCCTTGAGAGAGAGAACAAACATATGAAACAATATTAGTAAGAATGCACAGAATTTCTCTATACCCAATAAAAAAGGTAATTATCAACAGCTCTATGCCCTGTCCTGGAGCCTTTACCTCAATAGAGCTGGCAATGTTCAGACACTCATCCATGCCAGGAATGTCGAGCTGGATCACCCTCAGGTCTTTGCATTTAACAATGATGTTTCCAACAGAGCCAACAAATCTAAAAGACAAACAGTTAAGATGGTCTTAGACTAAAATATCCTGTCCGAACAAATTTAGGTTCTCCAACCAGTATAGATATTGATGAGTCACCACCTGGATGTCTACACTGACTAATTAGTGTCATATAGTCTCAGTGTACATGGTGATAACCATTCCTTAAACTCTTCTTTGTGTGAATACTTATGTACTGtatttgagcttttattttccatcatacTGATAACGTTTAACCAGGCATGGACCAAAgtagtaaaaaacaaaagaaatatgacGTGAAGGATTTAAAATAGTCTCTCTGCTCTgcttatttttaagaaatacagCATCCATTATTGGTAACTTCTGTCAATATTTACCACTGCAAAATCAAGTGCATTGAGGTCCTTTTTGCAGCCTTATatcaaattgataaaaaaaaacgcacagaaaacaaaatctgacacAAGGTGTGAATTTATGCTCACCCCCCTTCATCATTAGCGCTTCTGGTCTTTTGCTgaatgtct
Proteins encoded in this window:
- the mtmr9 gene encoding myotubularin-related protein 9 — its product is MEFAELIKTPRVDGVVLHRPFMPTVEGTLCLTGHHLILSSRQDNTEELWLLHSNIDSIEKRFVGSVGNIIVKCKDLRVIQLDIPGMDECLNIASSIEALSTLDSVSLMYPFFYRPMFEVIEDGWNSFRPQDAFKDLESMTDEWRLSEVNKDFTVCSSYPPLVAVPKSIDDDTLRKVASFRHGGRFPLLSYYHKKNGMVMMRAGQPLTGTNGRRCKEDEKLINATLRPGKRGYVIDTRTINVAQQAKARGGGFESEGNYPQWRRIHKAIERYTVLQESLIKLVEACSDQSHSMDRWLSKLEASNWQTHIKEILTTACLAAQCIDREGASVLVHGTEGTDSTLQVTSLAQIILDPACRTIKGFQSLVEREWLQAGHPFQHRCAQSAYSNSKPRQEAPVFLLFLDCVWQILRQFPCSFEFNESFLVLLFEHAYASQFGTFLGSCAADRVRLSLSEKTVSLWSWVNRPQELENLTNPLYEANSLVIWPSVAPQSLLLWEGVFLRWNRSSKCLDEAYDEMVHIIEYNKELQNKVNSLRRQLAQLETDDPLLNTP